One genomic segment of Tursiops truncatus isolate mTurTru1 chromosome 4, mTurTru1.mat.Y, whole genome shotgun sequence includes these proteins:
- the NAA50 gene encoding N-alpha-acetyltransferase 50 isoform X2: MKGRIELGDVTPHNIKQLKRLNQVIFPVSYNDKFYKDVLEVGELAKLAYFNDIAVGAVCCRVDHSQNQKRLYIMTLGCLAPYRRLGIGTKMLNHVLNICEKDGTFDNIYLHVQISNESAIDFYRKFGFEIIETKKNYYKRIEPADAHVLQKNLKVPSGQNADVQKTDN; encoded by the exons CCGGATCGAGCTGGGAGATGTGACACCACACAATATTAAGCAGTTGAAGAGATTAAACCAGGTGATCTTTCCAGTCAGCTACAATGACAAGTTCTATAAGGATGTGCTGGAGGTTGGCGAGCTAGCAAAACTTG CCTATTTCAATGATATTGCAGTAGGTGCAGTATGCTGTAGGGTGGATCATTCACAGAATCAGAAGAGACTTTACATCATGACACTAGGATGTCTGGCACCATACCGAAGGCTAGGAATAG GAACTAAAATGTTAAATCATGTCTTAAACATCTGTGAAAAAGATGGCACTTTTGACAACATCTATCT GCATGTCCAGATCAGCAATGAGTCTGCAATTGACTTCTACAGAAAGTTTGGCTTTGAGATTATTGAGACAAAGAAGAACTACTATAAGAGGATAGAGCCCGCTGATGCTCATGTGCTGCAGAAAAACCTCAAAGTCCCTTCTGGCCAGAACGCAGATGTGCAGAAGACAGACAACTGA
- the NAA50 gene encoding N-alpha-acetyltransferase 50 isoform X1, whose protein sequence is MKGSRIELGDVTPHNIKQLKRLNQVIFPVSYNDKFYKDVLEVGELAKLAYFNDIAVGAVCCRVDHSQNQKRLYIMTLGCLAPYRRLGIGTKMLNHVLNICEKDGTFDNIYLHVQISNESAIDFYRKFGFEIIETKKNYYKRIEPADAHVLQKNLKVPSGQNADVQKTDN, encoded by the exons TAGCCGGATCGAGCTGGGAGATGTGACACCACACAATATTAAGCAGTTGAAGAGATTAAACCAGGTGATCTTTCCAGTCAGCTACAATGACAAGTTCTATAAGGATGTGCTGGAGGTTGGCGAGCTAGCAAAACTTG CCTATTTCAATGATATTGCAGTAGGTGCAGTATGCTGTAGGGTGGATCATTCACAGAATCAGAAGAGACTTTACATCATGACACTAGGATGTCTGGCACCATACCGAAGGCTAGGAATAG GAACTAAAATGTTAAATCATGTCTTAAACATCTGTGAAAAAGATGGCACTTTTGACAACATCTATCT GCATGTCCAGATCAGCAATGAGTCTGCAATTGACTTCTACAGAAAGTTTGGCTTTGAGATTATTGAGACAAAGAAGAACTACTATAAGAGGATAGAGCCCGCTGATGCTCATGTGCTGCAGAAAAACCTCAAAGTCCCTTCTGGCCAGAACGCAGATGTGCAGAAGACAGACAACTGA